The Anabrus simplex isolate iqAnaSimp1 chromosome 6, ASM4041472v1, whole genome shotgun sequence genome includes the window gctagtCTGCTTCGCACCAAATGGTATTTTTCCGACTAGTGACcaccagttttgtactctggcaggttacgcgagccagcgagccagccaatgaggctgcagctagttcgcccccattggctagtacgacacaggcgttttctttcaaatacacgctgaaaccgggtgcccccagccattcgtttggattctcagtagctacacgagacaaccatgcctcctaagactagcggaaaggccgccaagaaagccggcaaggcccagaagaacatctccaagggagataagaagaagaagcgcaagaggaaggagagctacgccatctacatctacaaagtacttaaacaggtacaccctgatactggcatctccagcaaggcgatgagcatcatgaacagcttcgtcaacgacatcttcgaacgTATCGCCGCTgaagcttcccgtctggcccactacaacaagcgctccaccatcactagtcgggagatccagactgccgtccgtctcttgctgcccggagagctggccaagcacgccgtcagcgagggcaccaaagcagtcaccaaatacaccagctccaagtaaggagctacagggaataaccacccttcttaagaaacggcccttttcagggccaccacacctttaaaaaaaagagcagttgtgttagcctcttacccttaagcaaaccaaa containing:
- the LOC137501260 gene encoding histone H2B, which codes for MPPKTSGKAAKKAGKAQKNISKGDKKKKRKRKESYAIYIYKVLKQVHPDTGISSKAMSIMNSFVNDIFERIAAEASRLAHYNKRSTITSREIQTAVRLLLPGELAKHAVSEGTKAVTKYTSSK